In Gossypium arboreum isolate Shixiya-1 chromosome 5, ASM2569848v2, whole genome shotgun sequence, a single genomic region encodes these proteins:
- the LOC108451286 gene encoding uncharacterized protein LOC108451286, translating to MVERLINVGVVKFDEVPSVGNPLPNHTVNEVNAVDENMGRRVRLDIAEVRTSMREVLKKMVERGLIIQDFGSKSREVGNYCEFHGKEDHEIETCNEFRVLVQGLMDNKEMEFFEFAKEKHVRTLEEGLIKKVCKVNHPVVIISRPRTNEAGVKMTPKVVIQKLAAFPYKDNKRGRLASIPDTEVEPVKEKSLMSKRGEGITKPLVNKPVTADEAKKILKFLKHSEYSVVDQLHKQPTRTSILTLLQNSEAHRNALMKVLNETYVAEDISVKKLDRLVNNISADNFISFSDDKIQPGGMGSTKALHITTRCKGYTLPKVLIDNGSALNVLPLSTLSRLPIDSSHIKTCQNIVRAFDGTERKVMGKIEIPLLIGPNTYEVDFLVMDIRPSYNCLLGRPWIHSAGAIPSSLHQRLKLVMEGRLITVNVEKDIIASVASDTPYIESDDEAIECERNFHH from the exons ATGGTCGAAAGGCTCATTAACGTGGGTGTTGTCAAGTTTGATGAGGTGCCTAGCGTAGGAAACCCATTACCCAATCATACTGTTAATGAGGTAAACGCGGTAGACGAAAATATGGGAAGAAGAGTTAGGTTGGATATAGCGGAGGTGAGAACCTCGATGAGGGAGGTTCTAAAGAAGATGGTAGAAAGAGGTCTAATCATACAAGACTTTGGGAGCAAGTCTCGAGAAGTGGGAAACTATTGTGAGTTTCACGGTAAGGAAGACCATGAGATAGAAACATGTAATGAATTCAGGGTCTTAGTTCAGGGTTTAATGGACAACAAGGAGATGGAGTTTTTCGAGTTCGCTAAGGAGAAACATGTGCGCACCTTAGAGGAGGGGCTAATAAAGAAGGTCTGTAAAGTCAATCACCCAGTGGTGATCATTTCACGACCGAGAACAAATGAAGCTGGAGTAAAAATGACGCCAAAAGTGGTGATTCAGAAACTGGCAGCTTTTCCTTACAAGGATAACAAAAGG GGAAGGTTGGCCAGCATACCAGATACGGAAGTTGAGCCTGTAAAGGAGAAGTCTTTGATGTCGAAACGAGGGGAGGGGATAACAAAACCACTGGTTAATAAGCCAGTAACAGCAGATGAAGCtaaaaaaattttgaagtttCTGAAACACAGTGAGTATAGTGTTGTGGACCAGTTGCACAAACAGCCAACTCGCACCTCGATACTAACTTTGCTTCAAAATTCGGAGGCACACCGTAATGCGTTGATGAAGGTGTTGAATGAAACCTATGTTGCTGAAGACATCTCGGTGAAAAAACTGGATCGACTCGTCAACAATATTAGTGCTGATAACTTTATTTCTTTCAGCGATGATAAAATACAGCCAGGTGGCATGGGGTCCACCAAGGCTCTGCACATCACTACCCGATGCAAAGGGTATACACTACCGAaggtattgattgacaatggaTCGGCGCTAAATGTCTTGCCCCTATCTACATTGAGCAGGTTACCCATAGATAGCTCTCATATAAAGACGTGTCAGAACATAGTGAGAGCGTTCGATGGCACCGAGAGGAAAGTAATGGGTAAGATTGAGATTCCTCTTCTGATCGGACCTAACACGTATGAGGTAGACTTTCTCGTGATGGACATCAGGCCTTcttataattgtttattggggaggcCTTGGATTCATTCAGCAGGAGCAATACCATCATCATTGCACCAGAGGCTAAAGCTAGTAATGGAGGGTCGGCTAATAACCGTAAACGTAGAGAAAGACATTATCGCATCTGTCGCTAGTGATACGCCATACATTGAGAGCGATGATGAAGCAATTGAATGTGAACGCAACTTTCATCATTAA